In Streptomyces sp. NBC_00433, a single genomic region encodes these proteins:
- the pdhA gene encoding pyruvate dehydrogenase (acetyl-transferring) E1 component subunit alpha, with protein sequence MSVKSTAAGASPAKGRGRTSPRGHAAKPRTGDPGLVQLLTPEGERVEHPDYAIDLTPEELRGLYRDMVLTRRFDAEAITLQRQGELGLWASLLGQEAAQIGSGRATRPDDYVFPTYREHGVAWTRDVDPLNLLGMFRGVNHGGWDPNENNFQLYTIVIGSQTLHATGYAMGVAKDGADAAVIAYFGDGASSQGDVAESFTFAAVYNAPVVFFCQNNQWAISEPTEKQSRVPIYQRAAGYGFPGVRVDGNDVLAVLAVTRAALEHARSGQGPMLVEAFTYRMGAHTTTDDPTRYRRDEEREEWASKDPIARLKTYLEREGFADEAFYAGIDAESDALAKRVREGVRNMPNPGTMAIFDNVYADGSALVDEERAQFADYLASFEDAAAGSSAGTGH encoded by the coding sequence GTGAGCGTGAAGAGCACTGCCGCTGGGGCTTCCCCGGCCAAAGGCAGGGGGCGGACGAGCCCCCGCGGCCACGCGGCGAAGCCCCGTACCGGCGATCCCGGGCTCGTACAGCTGCTGACCCCCGAGGGCGAGCGGGTCGAGCACCCGGACTACGCGATCGACCTGACGCCGGAGGAGCTGCGCGGCCTGTACCGCGACATGGTGCTGACCCGCCGTTTCGACGCCGAGGCGATCACCTTGCAGCGGCAGGGCGAGCTGGGCCTGTGGGCCTCGCTGCTCGGCCAGGAGGCGGCCCAGATCGGCTCGGGGCGGGCGACCCGCCCCGACGACTACGTCTTCCCGACGTATCGCGAGCACGGCGTGGCATGGACGCGGGACGTGGACCCGCTCAACCTGCTGGGGATGTTCCGCGGCGTGAACCACGGCGGCTGGGACCCCAACGAGAACAACTTCCAGCTCTACACGATCGTGATCGGCTCGCAGACGCTGCACGCCACGGGTTACGCGATGGGTGTGGCCAAGGACGGCGCAGACGCGGCCGTCATCGCCTACTTCGGCGACGGGGCCTCCAGCCAGGGCGACGTCGCCGAGTCCTTCACCTTCGCCGCGGTGTACAACGCGCCGGTGGTCTTCTTCTGCCAGAACAACCAGTGGGCGATCTCCGAGCCGACCGAGAAGCAGTCCCGGGTGCCGATCTACCAGCGCGCCGCCGGCTACGGCTTCCCCGGCGTCCGGGTGGACGGCAACGACGTGCTCGCGGTGCTGGCCGTCACCAGGGCGGCGCTGGAGCACGCGCGCAGCGGGCAGGGGCCGATGCTGGTCGAGGCCTTCACCTACCGGATGGGCGCGCACACCACGACCGACGACCCGACGCGCTACCGGCGCGACGAGGAGCGCGAGGAGTGGGCGTCCAAGGACCCCATCGCCCGCCTGAAGACCTACCTGGAGCGCGAGGGCTTCGCCGACGAGGCCTTCTACGCCGGGATCGACGCGGAGAGCGACGCGCTCGCCAAGCGGGTGCGCGAGGGCGTACGGAACATGCCGAACCCCGGCACCATGGCGATCTTCGACAACGTCTACGCGGACGGGAGCGCGCTCGTCGACGAGGAGCGCGCGCAGTTCGCCGACTACCTGGCGTCCTTCGAGGACGCCGCAGCGGGCAGCAGCGCGGGAACGGGGCACTGA
- a CDS encoding response regulator transcription factor, whose protein sequence is MSENGHIRVFVLDDHEVVRRGVNDLLSVDPSIEVVGEAASASEAMDRVPRTHPDVAVLDVRLPDGSGVEACREIRSQDQSVKCLMLTSFADDEALFDAVMAGAAGYVPKVITGDDLISAVREVAAGHSLLDPAATAQVIERLRDGGARSEHEECHGKLTEQERRLLDLIGQGLTNREIGERTGLAEKTVRKYVSGMFAKLGMERLTQAEAYAARLAKPLP, encoded by the coding sequence GTGAGCGAAAACGGGCATATACGGGTATTCGTACTGGATGACCACGAAGTGGTCCGGCGCGGCGTCAACGACCTGCTCTCGGTCGATCCGTCGATCGAGGTCGTCGGCGAGGCCGCGAGCGCGAGCGAGGCCATGGACCGGGTGCCCCGGACGCACCCCGACGTCGCCGTCCTGGACGTACGGCTGCCGGACGGCAGCGGCGTCGAGGCCTGCCGGGAGATCCGCTCCCAGGACCAGTCGGTGAAGTGCCTGATGCTCACCTCCTTCGCGGACGACGAAGCCCTCTTCGACGCCGTCATGGCCGGCGCCGCCGGCTACGTCCCCAAGGTCATCACGGGCGACGACCTGATCAGCGCGGTACGCGAGGTCGCCGCGGGCCACTCGCTGCTCGACCCGGCCGCCACCGCCCAGGTGATCGAACGCCTCAGGGACGGCGGCGCCCGCAGCGAGCACGAGGAGTGCCACGGCAAACTGACCGAGCAGGAGCGGCGGCTGCTCGACCTGATCGGCCAGGGCCTCACCAACCGGGAGATCGGCGAGCGGACCGGGCTCGCCGAGAAGACCGTCAGGAAGTACGTGTCCGGGATGTTCGCCAAGCTCGGCATGGAGCGGCTGACGCAGGCGGAGGCGTACGCGGCACGGCTG